AATGAATTTATCAATTTAAGGGCTGTGATTCACCTGCAGTCACTTTTTGACGGCAGGGAATCCATATCCCAATTTTAGAGATTATTCTCTAGCATGTGTTATTAAAGTtctttctataaaaaataaaataaagagataATAATAAGTTCTCCTCTCAccaaaaagagaaaacaaaaaagaagtaaaacTGAGAATAAATCTACGATAATGAACtacaaatttatttaacatatgctaaaataatgttattttatccaaaaatatatatatcacttTACGTGAAAGGATCTCTTCATTGACATTATGGTCACGTTTTTTTGCAACCATTGATTTGGGAggaaagagagaagaagaaaaaaagttagatTCAAGGGTGAAAATGTGTACATTTGAGGAacatgaagattttttttaagagaatccACTCTCATCACTTTACACCTCAAAAAGATTCATATACTACCACACTAAAATAAttgtttgtaaattttttttataatggagATGAGGATCGAACTTACGATCTCTAACAAACTATCAAAATCCCTAGACCAAACTTTGTAGCTTTAATTGTTTGtaatttatgtatatatttttcagTACTCTAATTTAATGCATTGAATGTGATCAAACAATTTGCTACTACGACTTTAGTGTGGGAccttattttttttccctttgtGGAGGAGCTTTTTAGAACTCTTTAGAACTCTTTAAAATAGATAGAATACATAAATGAAATGATGATGGCATTTCTTGATGAAGATGGGAACATGTCACATCATTAATGTGTTTAGTAGTACTAAGAAACAAATTAGCACAAAGAAATTTTAGTTGTTGGCCGCTCTAATGGTCCCCAAAACTCTCTCCACCAATGATCTTTCATTGTTTCATAATATTAAGTTAGCTAAGAAATCAGTAGTTGTACTTCCAAAAAGTTTAGGCTTGTAATCTAGCTGTTGTCATTGTGAACCTTCCTAACTATTGGTCTTGGTACATTCTTAATTTACAAgaaaaaattcattgaaaaataaGTACACTAAAGTAGTACTCCaactcaaatatataaaaatagcctctcaaattaaaatataaaaataaaaggactTGAAAAATAACACAAACAAGTAACTCTAGAAAGACGATTAGTTGGTCTTAAAATGTGCTCGAAAAACTTGAAGCTATAACTTTTAGCTTCACTATCACCATGTGTTGAAAAGAAACTCGCACGCGTTGCGAAGAAACTCTCGCAATATGGAAATAAACAGTCACTAAGTTGAAGAAACGCTCGCACACATTTGCAATTGAATTCTCGCGCCCTAATGCCACTTGAATGTGACATTCAAGAAGCTAGATATTCTTGCTTTGCGCGGGGAGTGTGTTAGGTGGGATGTCCACCACAATTCCAAACACTACATCATTCTATATGGAGGTCTTATGGAGAAAGGTAttctatataaatatatatattttttaaggatACGATATATGGCCGTACCAGGCCTGACAGATCAGACCCCATCATCACTAGATAAAAAATCCAACAGACATATACCTAATCATcatatttacaaatattttcaaaacaatgaACATATTCATCAACTGGACTGATTTATCGTGGAAAAAACTATACATGTGTTTTACTTATTTAACATCAGCATGAACGCCATTTGGCAGAAGCGTAAGTGTAATATACTTACTATGTATTATTATATCTGTGGTTTAATATCTCGCATAACCAACAAGTTTTTCATCTCCCTGTAACCATGGAACTCTTCCAATGCATCCCTTGTTGTTTTCCTAGTTGATATGGATGCCTGTTGGTTCTTATTGAGTTCTTGAATGTTGTTCCGAGTTTCACAGTGTGTGCCATGCGATAGGTTTTCTTTATTTGGTTTCTGAACGGATATCTTCATAGGTTTAGTTGTGCGATTATCTCTCAATGAGGGAATTGCTGTTAGTCGCAGCCCTCCACATTGTACTGACGGGTGTTCAGAAGTGTAAAAATCTTGATGGAGAGGTGGTGCTTTCTTCAGCATATGTACAAGCGCACCGACAGCAGCATAATTGGACTTTCTGATGGGAAAGAATCCTCCAGCTTCAAGTGCCTCAGCCACATGACCACGATCTAAAGATTTTGTTCTGTTTATGCACAAGAAATCATATTAGAAGAGAAAATCGTATGTCAAATATATACAACTTAAGAAATAGCAAAAAAAACGAGactatatgtatattttttaaaattggactCATCATGGAGAAGTTATAAATGAACTTATAATGAGTATAGGTATCAAGTGAAGTTGTGATAATTTAATCTAAAACCCAATTGGACACTCCTATATTGATGGATAACTGTTGTAATAACAACAACCTAAGATATTTTCACTAGGTGGATTCAGCTACATGAATGATCACTGCCGAAACGTATTGTCGTGTTTAGGTTTGATAGATTGTTTTTACCTCTAAATCTCATCTCAATGGATAACaacaactactccctccggttcttaatataagaaaaaatttactttttagatacattgaaaaattgatgtatctagactatattatagactagatacattcacttttcaatgtatctaaaaagtcaactttttcttatattaaagactagagggagtattcaACATTCAAATTAAGATGGAGAATATATCTACCAGTGTCGagttattttcaatttgaacTTTATGCGTTTCTTTTATTCAGTCCAAATTCAATTTAATACAACAGTGCAAGAGGAAAAAGTAGACAGATTCCCTATCATGAATCTTGATTCAATCTGGTGAATCAAAATCTGAATTTAGTATAGCTAGCCACTCTATTTTGTCATTCTCTTTTTCATCTTTGGATGATAACTTATCAGTTATCATCATTTGAGCTGTCTACACTTTCCCACTTTTCTCCCAGCCTTGTTTCaactagaaaataaattaaaattactgaCCACCTACACTAATCAAGGAACAAAAATCTTCTACCCTAATGGGGATCAAACTCTCAACCTCCTTATCACTCAACTCATTAACTTGTCAACCCCAGCCACCAAACCAACCTTATATTGCCTTAATAACTACTTACTGGGCAAATGAGTCATCCTTGGCTTATAAACCAATATGTCCCTTATCCCCAAAAAAAACTCGGAAgtcattttatatattattggtTTATATTTATGTTAGAAAATGTGATATCACAGAATATCTTAGATATTATGTTGGAACGTCTTGGTTTATCTCCTAAGATCAGCTTTTATAATTAGAGTATTGTATATTATCACCTACAATTAGTTCCCACAGTACTTCGTTATTATCATGATTTCATTCATTACTTCCCTATTTATTTACGATTAGGAGAATGGTAATGTAACCCTAAAAGATTACCATCTTTGTCGTTTGTTTATTTCAAGACAAATAACTATATCTTTGTCTCGCTTCCAATTCCAAGTTTTTCGTTGGTCATTTGTCCAAGTGACTCTTATCCCAGTTCATATTTTGCCTTGTCTCAATTCAGTATCTAGTCGCATACTATATAGTGATTGGTCTCAGCACACTGTCAATAGTTTTAGATAGTCTCTCCGTCCAACTAGCGTCAAGGTTGACTCATCGGCACTAGTCACAGATGACCTATCTTACTTAAGTTGATTCTTTCGGCAGTCCCTTCATCCAACCATAGTCAAGGCCGCCATATATTTATGCATATAAAAACAGATGTGTTTACAAATTAATGTCTACAGGTCAACCTCTAAAGCGGTAAAAGAAGGCTGATAAACACACTATTCATGTTTGTCAACTGAAAGCAACTAGTGAACTCAATTATTAGTATTAAATCTCATATAACATGCGATTCTAGGATAACTTGTCAACATTTAATTTGCAACCCAGAACTCATTATATTAGTCTATTACCCTATACTCTACCAGACCAGAAGCATGGCATTCCAATCTGAGGGGAGTACTACTGTTATCATGCTAGGGCCAACTgtgctttttttgtttttgaggtCCAATAGTCATAAAATGTGCGCGCACGTGTGTCTGTGTCTGTGTGTGTACGAATATATGTCAATCTTATATACATGATTAGCATAAAAACAAAGCATAAATGCCAGTGAATTTCAGTCACAAGTACCTGCTTCCTGGATTCTTCATATCATCATTATCCACATCAAATGGACAACTAAAATCAGTATCATCAAAATCATCCAGGTAAAACCTACTGGAAATTGAAATACGTGGAAACGGAAAGCTGTTAGCTGATATCCTGACTCCAGAATTTTTTTGGAGCTCATCTTTTCCTAGAGAAAACACCTGCAGAAAGAAGGAACGATTAACAAATCAAATATGTTTGAACTAGATATAAAATCTACGACAATTAACACCTTACAGCTTACCTTCTCAGATGTAGCACCAGTTTGCATCACATTTGTATTTCTATCAATCTTATAAGTACACCTTGAACCTCTTAAGTGAGGATTTGGTGGCAAATCATGCAGCCGCGAACTTGTATTAGACAATAATATTTGTGATTTTGAATGTAGAGGCAAAGATGAATCATTAATGTAAGTAGATGAGGCTTTACTGTCATCAAAATTCCAACTATGTCGCCTTGGCGACGAACAGCCGTGACATGGCAATCCCGACAAAGGAAGTGATGGGAACCTCCTCAATGGAGAAGCTAATGGACTTCCAACATAGTCAGAAATAACTTGAGGGGACATAGAAGGTAATTGCTCACAGCTCAAATCCGAGGCCGTAGGACAATACATCACCGTAAGACAGAGCCTACCAGAAGAAGTATCCACAGGAGTAAACCTATATTTCATCATTTCTGACTCTTGTTTTCGGGTGAACGGCTCAACAAAAGAAGACACCCGGTGAGCAAGGGTAAAGGGACGAATATGTGCAGACGAATTAAGATCTCTAAAAGTTTTATATGCAGGTAAAAGTCTAACTGTAGCATACAAAGACCTCAAAAGTAACGTTGATTTCTTATACAAGTTTTGCAAGGAATTGTTACTTGACCTTCTAGTGCCTAAATTAGAATTCTTTATCTTCTTCCCATTCTCATACTGCACAATCCATCTCTCTACAATCTTTTCACTCTTCGCGTCAACCCCCAATTCTGCCCCACTGCAGCAAAGTGGATATCTTTCTTTACAAAGAACCTTTTTTGTGATCATGGGATCCCAATCTAGAGACCTATGAACCAAAATCACATCAACAATAACACACTCGTGATTGTTAATATTCTCTAACGCCACTGGACACTCCCGAAGTGCCAAATTGAACCATTTATCCCTCGGCCTAACACTGGATGAGGACGAAGAAGACGATGAATCTGATTTATAACCACCATATGAATTACGCGAGGACGCGTAAAGTGCCCTCGATTCAAGTATTATATGAACACTTTTCGCAAAAAATTCAGTGATTATTTGTTCC
This portion of the Trifolium pratense cultivar HEN17-A07 linkage group LG3, ARS_RC_1.1, whole genome shotgun sequence genome encodes:
- the LOC123917573 gene encoding autophagy-related protein 13b-like; amino-acid sequence: MVSSHGNAHSDTARMEQIITEFFAKSVHIILESRALYASSRNSYGGYKSDSSSSSSSSSVRPRDKWFNLALRECPVALENINNHECVIVDVILVHRSLDWDPMITKKVLCKERYPLCCSGAELGVDAKSEKIVERWIVQYENGKKIKNSNLGTRRSSNNSLQNLYKKSTLLLRSLYATVRLLPAYKTFRDLNSSAHIRPFTLAHRVSSFVEPFTRKQESEMMKYRFTPVDTSSGRLCLTVMYCPTASDLSCEQLPSMSPQVISDYVGSPLASPLRRFPSLPLSGLPCHGCSSPRRHSWNFDDSKASSTYINDSSLPLHSKSQILLSNTSSRLHDLPPNPHLRGSRCTYKIDRNTNVMQTGATSEKVFSLGKDELQKNSGVRISANSFPFPRISISSRFYLDDFDDTDFSCPFDVDNDDMKNPGSRTKSLDRGHVAEALEAGGFFPIRKSNYAAVGALVHMLKKAPPLHQDFYTSEHPSVQCGGLRLTAIPSLRDNRTTKPMKISVQKPNKENLSHGTHCETRNNIQELNKNQQASISTRKTTRDALEEFHGYREMKNLLVMRDIKPQI